From the genome of Fusobacterium varium, one region includes:
- the yabJ_1 gene encoding Enamine/imine deaminase yields MKKIIHTEKAPAALGPYSQAIEVNGTLYVSGQIPFVPETMTLVSDCVKAQTKQSLENIKAILEAAGYTFKDVVRAGVFIKDMNDFAAVNEVYAEYLGDVKPARACVEVARLPKDVKVEIEVIAVK; encoded by the coding sequence ATGAAAAAAATAATTCACACTGAAAAAGCACCTGCTGCTTTAGGACCATATTCACAAGCTATTGAAGTAAATGGAACTCTTTATGTATCTGGACAAATTCCATTTGTTCCAGAAACAATGACTTTAGTTTCTGACTGTGTAAAAGCTCAGACTAAACAATCTCTAGAAAATATAAAAGCTATTCTTGAAGCTGCTGGATATACTTTTAAAGATGTAGTAAGAGCTGGAGTTTTCATTAAAGATATGAACGATTTCGCAGCTGTAAATGAAGTTTATGCTGAATATCTAGGAGATGTAAAACCTGCAAGAGCATGTGTTGAAGTTGCTAGACTTCCAAAAGATGTAAAAGTTGAAATAGAAGTTATTGCTGTAAAATAG
- the preA gene encoding NAD-dependent dihydropyrimidine dehydrogenase subunit PreA: MADIRVKIAGLEYENPVIVAAGPPSKDAEACRACVENGAAGVVAKTVSAVPADVPKPCMHDFKGKFFINTELWSELSVEHWIAEEYEKCKVKNEPLIIGMGYVESDIRKLIPMLDKYADAYEISSHYVGRDLTPMLNTLRAAKELTKKPVFMKVSPGVENLGEVGKTLEENGADGLVAINSVGPCLSIDIETGKPFMGSSTGYGWMSGAAIKPIALRVVYELAKAVKIPVFGVGGVTCGADVIEMVMAGATAVQVCTQGIIEGPKAFGRIARETNEWLDTHGYNSLDEIRGITIKYLAEREKANYITHSPVVTTEKCIGCRVCKTVCGYKAIEIIEKKAVINKEKCFGCGVCVSKCPTKAMDIAR, translated from the coding sequence ATGGCAGATATAAGAGTTAAAATAGCAGGTTTAGAGTATGAAAATCCAGTGATTGTGGCAGCGGGACCACCTTCAAAAGATGCTGAGGCATGCAGAGCATGTGTAGAAAATGGAGCAGCAGGAGTAGTTGCAAAAACTGTATCAGCAGTTCCAGCAGATGTACCTAAACCATGTATGCATGATTTCAAAGGAAAATTTTTTATAAATACAGAACTATGGTCTGAACTATCAGTAGAACATTGGATAGCTGAAGAGTATGAAAAATGTAAAGTAAAAAATGAACCTTTAATAATAGGAATGGGATATGTTGAATCTGATATCAGAAAACTTATTCCTATGCTTGATAAATATGCTGATGCATATGAGATATCAAGCCATTATGTAGGAAGGGATCTGACTCCTATGCTGAATACCTTGAGAGCAGCTAAAGAACTTACTAAAAAACCAGTATTTATGAAAGTATCTCCAGGAGTAGAGAACTTAGGAGAAGTTGGAAAAACTCTTGAGGAAAATGGGGCAGATGGTTTAGTTGCAATCAATTCAGTAGGACCTTGTCTTTCAATAGATATAGAAACTGGAAAGCCATTTATGGGAAGTTCTACAGGATATGGTTGGATGTCAGGAGCCGCTATAAAACCAATAGCATTAAGAGTTGTATATGAACTTGCAAAAGCAGTTAAAATTCCAGTATTTGGTGTAGGTGGAGTTACTTGTGGAGCTGATGTAATAGAAATGGTAATGGCAGGAGCCACAGCAGTTCAAGTATGTACACAGGGAATAATAGAAGGGCCAAAAGCTTTTGGAAGAATAGCAAGAGAAACTAACGAATGGCTTGATACACATGGGTATAATTCATTAGATGAAATAAGAGGAATTACTATAAAGTATTTAGCTGAAAGAGAAAAAGCTAACTATATAACACATTCACCAGTTGTAACAACAGAGAAATGTATTGGCTGCAGAGTATGTAAAACTGTATGTGGATATAAGGCAATAGAAATAATTGAAAAAAAGGCAGTTATCAACAAAGAAAAATGCTTTGGCTGTGGAGTATGCGTTTCTAAATGTCCTACAAAAGCTATGGATATAGCTAGATAA
- the ssnA gene encoding putative chlorohydrolase/aminohydrolase → MSGLINTHHHIYSAFARGMKSNAPSKDFIEILENLWWKLDKKLNLEDVEYSALTTYIDCIKNGVTTVFDHHASPYAVTGSLEAIAEAAKKLGVRTCLCYEVSDRDGIEIMEEGIKENINFIKKYNTDSQNMIKGMFGLHASFTLSDESLRKCDKEMKGLNAGYHIHTAEGKADLEDSLKKYNKRVIERLREFNILGDKTIAVHCIHIDEEEMNILKDTKTNVVHNAESNMGNAVGCSPFLEIFDKGINIGIGTDGYTSDMFESMKVANLIHKHEKKNPAVAWVEVPIALFENNRKIAEKYFKGDIGIIKAGALADVIVVDYDPLTPINESNINGHILFGMMGRSVVTTIINGKVIMKERKLLTVEEKEYLNIQEK, encoded by the coding sequence ATGTCTGGACTTATAAATACACATCATCATATTTATAGTGCATTTGCCAGAGGAATGAAATCTAATGCTCCATCAAAAGATTTTATAGAGATACTTGAAAATCTTTGGTGGAAATTAGATAAAAAACTAAATTTAGAAGATGTTGAATACAGTGCGCTCACAACATATATAGACTGTATAAAAAATGGAGTAACAACAGTATTTGATCATCATGCTAGTCCTTATGCTGTAACAGGAAGTCTTGAAGCTATAGCAGAGGCTGCTAAAAAATTAGGTGTAAGAACATGTTTATGTTATGAAGTTTCTGATAGAGATGGAATAGAAATAATGGAAGAGGGAATAAAAGAAAATATTAATTTTATAAAGAAATATAATACTGACTCTCAAAATATGATAAAAGGAATGTTTGGGCTTCATGCTTCATTTACTCTTTCTGATGAAAGCTTAAGAAAGTGTGATAAAGAAATGAAAGGATTAAATGCAGGATATCATATACATACAGCAGAAGGAAAAGCTGATTTAGAAGATTCTTTAAAAAAATATAATAAAAGAGTAATTGAAAGATTGAGAGAGTTTAATATTCTTGGAGATAAGACAATAGCAGTTCATTGTATTCATATAGATGAAGAGGAAATGAATATTCTTAAAGATACAAAAACAAATGTAGTACATAATGCAGAATCTAATATGGGAAATGCAGTAGGGTGTTCACCGTTTTTAGAAATATTTGATAAAGGAATAAATATTGGAATAGGAACAGACGGGTATACAAGTGATATGTTTGAATCTATGAAAGTAGCTAATCTTATCCATAAACATGAAAAGAAAAATCCAGCAGTTGCGTGGGTTGAAGTCCCAATAGCTTTATTTGAAAATAATAGAAAAATAGCTGAGAAATATTTTAAAGGGGATATAGGAATAATTAAAGCTGGAGCTTTGGCAGATGTAATAGTGGTAGATTATGATCCTCTTACTCCTATAAATGAAAGCAATATCAATGGACATATACTTTTTGGTATGATGGGCAGAAGTGTTGTAACAACTATAATTAATGGAAAAGTAATAATGAAAGAGAGAAAATTACTTACAGTAGAGGAAAAAGAATATTTGAATATTCAAGAAAAGTAG
- the ygfU gene encoding Putative purine permease ygfU, which produces MRNIKTAEGEHISSVDTMLTLKELFLFGMQHIAAMCAGAMAVPIILGNSLGLSYDQISILVAASFMMAGIGTIIQTLGIGKKIGSKLPMIEGVSFAGVAALTAVGVAYRDVDSMLGIQVMMGATIISGIFCIIIAPVFGKLLKFFPPLVSGVVVTCMGLSLIPVAIRWVGGGNPSAEHFGNFKNILLAGITLVIIIGIQKLSKGFLGNIAILIGIIAGTIIAIPMGMVDFSNISHAEIFNLNTPLYFGMPKFDITAVLSLFLVQLVIMTDATGNQLNLSNICKVNEKDEGRLVAGLRAHGLSSILGGIFNTFPHSLFGQNVGIASITGVSSRFVGTAAGVILLAVSFFPKLINILTSIPEPVLGGAGIIMFGIVAANGIKRLGEVNYNGNKNLMIVATSIGIALIPIAVPEFFKHFPSWGKILFQSPVTLGCLSVLILNIVFNELGKSSK; this is translated from the coding sequence ATGAGGAACATAAAAACAGCAGAGGGAGAACATATAAGTTCAGTAGATACAATGCTTACTCTAAAGGAGCTTTTTCTATTTGGAATGCAGCATATAGCAGCAATGTGTGCAGGAGCTATGGCAGTTCCTATTATTCTTGGTAACTCTTTGGGACTGTCTTATGACCAGATAAGCATATTAGTTGCAGCATCTTTTATGATGGCAGGAATAGGAACTATTATCCAAACTTTAGGAATTGGGAAAAAAATAGGTTCAAAGCTTCCAATGATAGAGGGAGTAAGTTTTGCAGGAGTTGCAGCTCTAACAGCAGTAGGAGTAGCTTACAGAGATGTAGATTCTATGTTAGGGATACAAGTAATGATGGGAGCAACTATTATTTCAGGAATATTTTGTATTATAATTGCACCAGTATTTGGAAAATTATTGAAATTTTTTCCACCTCTTGTATCAGGAGTAGTGGTTACCTGTATGGGTCTATCTCTTATTCCAGTAGCTATTAGATGGGTAGGAGGAGGAAATCCGTCAGCAGAGCATTTTGGAAATTTTAAAAATATTCTCCTTGCAGGAATAACTTTGGTAATAATTATTGGAATTCAGAAATTATCTAAAGGTTTTTTAGGCAATATAGCAATTTTAATAGGAATAATTGCAGGAACAATTATAGCTATACCTATGGGAATGGTAGATTTTTCAAATATTTCTCATGCAGAAATTTTTAATTTGAATACACCATTATATTTTGGAATGCCAAAATTTGATATTACAGCAGTGCTATCACTATTTTTAGTACAACTGGTAATTATGACAGATGCAACAGGAAATCAATTGAATCTTAGTAACATATGCAAGGTTAATGAAAAAGATGAGGGAAGATTAGTAGCAGGGTTGAGAGCTCATGGACTTTCTTCAATATTAGGAGGTATATTTAATACTTTTCCTCATTCACTTTTTGGGCAGAATGTTGGAATAGCCTCAATAACAGGGGTTTCAAGCCGTTTTGTAGGAACAGCAGCAGGAGTTATACTTTTGGCTGTAAGCTTTTTTCCAAAGTTAATAAATATACTTACATCAATTCCAGAACCTGTACTAGGTGGAGCAGGAATAATTATGTTTGGTATAGTTGCTGCTAATGGGATAAAAAGACTTGGAGAGGTTAACTATAATGGAAACAAAAATCTTATGATAGTTGCTACAAGTATAGGAATAGCTTTAATACCAATAGCAGTTCCAGAATTTTTTAAGCATTTTCCAAGCTGGGGGAAAATATTGTTTCAAAGTCCAGTAACTTTGGGGTGCCTTTCAGTATTGATATTAAACATAGTTTTCAATGAACTAGGAAAGAGCAGTAAGTGA
- a CDS encoding H+/gluconate symporter and related permeases: MGSWSLIHSPSLLGLIPLILYLILVFKGYKATTAVAVGLTAGCILTGQSISSISTMIAKATGSFLGIIGLIIMLGSGLGYVMTKSGVAKTIVYWIVNKIGVNSEKKGIVVTMICSLVIVALLGTLAGGNAIIAPIIIPIVAAVGITPSTVGVIFQAMGETGLIWGPFTPPVIGLMAITGLSYGKMMIWAAIPYGIIWIIITYFVAQRIQKSTKAKGEKYENIEIIEEFTPTAAQKRTTIIFLISFILFIIYGIITKQGTNYVILFIILLALILGVSSKMKLDAIIGEMAQGMGKMTEMYLLFILLEPFINLIVVSGGFEALSKFLLSIFPNPNSLTVMMMGSLVGGFGVDGAVVAQLKITNDLFIDLVNKIGLPMEMWAIALIAASRITTNVYPTANMVGQMGIARSKNIKAMLISGWCVSMAILVYIFLWSFIGQKIFF; encoded by the coding sequence ATGGGAAGCTGGTCACTTATTCATTCACCATCACTTTTGGGATTAATACCTCTTATTCTTTATCTAATCCTTGTTTTTAAAGGATACAAAGCTACTACTGCTGTAGCTGTTGGATTAACTGCTGGTTGCATACTCACTGGACAGTCTATCTCAAGTATTTCTACCATGATTGCTAAAGCTACTGGTTCTTTTCTAGGAATAATTGGTCTTATAATTATGCTGGGAAGTGGACTTGGTTATGTGATGACAAAAAGTGGAGTTGCTAAAACTATTGTTTACTGGATAGTCAATAAAATAGGTGTAAATAGTGAAAAAAAAGGAATTGTAGTTACAATGATTTGTTCTCTTGTTATAGTTGCTTTATTGGGTACATTGGCTGGAGGAAATGCTATAATTGCTCCTATTATAATACCAATTGTTGCTGCTGTTGGAATCACTCCAAGTACTGTAGGAGTTATCTTTCAAGCAATGGGAGAAACTGGTTTGATATGGGGGCCTTTTACTCCTCCTGTTATAGGGCTTATGGCTATTACAGGATTATCATATGGAAAAATGATGATATGGGCTGCCATTCCCTATGGAATAATCTGGATTATTATTACATATTTTGTTGCACAAAGAATACAAAAAAGTACAAAAGCTAAAGGAGAAAAATATGAAAATATAGAGATAATAGAAGAATTTACCCCTACTGCTGCTCAAAAAAGAACAACTATTATTTTCCTTATAAGCTTTATTTTATTTATAATATATGGAATAATCACTAAACAAGGAACCAACTATGTTATATTATTTATTATTCTTCTTGCACTTATTTTAGGTGTATCTTCAAAAATGAAATTAGATGCAATAATAGGAGAAATGGCACAAGGTATGGGAAAAATGACAGAAATGTATCTGCTGTTTATACTTCTCGAACCTTTTATTAATTTAATAGTTGTAAGTGGTGGATTTGAAGCTCTTTCTAAATTCCTATTAAGTATTTTCCCTAATCCTAATTCTTTAACTGTTATGATGATGGGAAGCTTGGTAGGAGGATTTGGAGTAGATGGTGCTGTTGTTGCTCAGCTTAAAATTACAAATGATTTATTTATAGATCTTGTTAATAAAATAGGTCTACCTATGGAAATGTGGGCCATAGCTTTGATTGCTGCTTCAAGAATAACTACAAATGTCTATCCTACAGCCAATATGGTTGGACAAATGGGAATAGCACGTTCAAAAAATATTAAAGCTATGCTTATATCTGGTTGGTGTGTATCAATGGCTATTCTTGTATACATTTTCCTTTGGTCTTTCATTGGACAAAAGATTTTCTTCTGA
- the zraR_1 gene encoding Transcriptional regulatory protein ZraR, whose translation MSKLKKIENHVKKYANIIANIIEAEVEIVDNELVRIAGTGLFKDKNNEIVSGVVYKEVIKTKKSLLIKEPKKHELCKKCNYKKECKEKLELSSPILYKEEVIGVIGLICTTDLQKNKVLNNLDSYLKFLEQIGDFISGKVYEYQNEIKTQEVNDIFKQILNNMDKCVLSLDVNNYIINANQPAMKTLKLGADYSSKQVNIISKKLTILGKDIFEITIDDKYFNMVGISIPISSINEKAYNIFIFDNVNTEIPKNMKNSNTSCALDAIIGESEVMQNLKNKIRKIADTKSTVLITGKSGTGKELVARAIHDSGERKNRPFIAINCGAIPDSLLESELFGYVKGAFSGASSEGRVGKFELANTGDIFLDEIGEMPYSLQVKLLRVLQERTLVRIGSNKLINLDLRVIAATNMDLKKMVEENKFREDLYYRLNVIPIEIPPLCERDQDLFLIIDKLIEKYNNIFNKYVHTIDDDVKEILKNYSWPGNVRELENIIEFMVNMADDSGRITKNMLYDNILKNNENIKNTDYISFNENDDICTIEEMEKTLIKKALKLYKDDSNCKNKAASKLGIGIATLYRKIDKYKLNEI comes from the coding sequence ATGTCTAAATTGAAAAAAATAGAAAATCATGTAAAAAAATATGCTAATATAATAGCCAATATCATAGAAGCTGAAGTTGAAATAGTCGATAATGAACTTGTAAGAATAGCTGGAACTGGCTTATTTAAAGATAAAAACAATGAAATAGTAAGTGGTGTAGTATACAAAGAAGTAATCAAAACAAAAAAAAGCCTTTTAATTAAAGAACCAAAAAAACATGAGCTTTGTAAAAAATGCAATTATAAAAAAGAATGTAAAGAAAAATTAGAACTCTCTTCTCCCATACTATATAAAGAAGAAGTTATTGGTGTAATAGGTCTTATTTGTACTACAGACTTACAAAAAAATAAAGTTCTTAATAATCTTGACTCATACCTTAAATTTCTTGAACAAATAGGAGATTTTATATCTGGAAAAGTATATGAATATCAGAATGAAATAAAAACTCAAGAAGTAAATGATATTTTTAAACAAATACTAAATAACATGGACAAGTGTGTCCTTTCTTTAGATGTTAATAATTACATTATCAATGCAAATCAACCTGCTATGAAAACTTTAAAATTAGGAGCAGACTATAGTTCAAAACAAGTTAATATTATATCAAAAAAACTTACTATTCTAGGAAAAGATATATTTGAAATAACAATTGATGATAAATATTTCAATATGGTTGGTATCTCTATTCCAATTTCTTCAATAAATGAAAAAGCCTATAATATATTTATTTTTGATAATGTGAACACTGAAATCCCCAAAAATATGAAAAATTCAAATACTTCATGTGCTTTAGATGCTATAATTGGTGAATCAGAAGTTATGCAGAATTTAAAAAATAAAATAAGAAAAATAGCAGACACTAAATCTACTGTATTAATAACAGGAAAAAGTGGAACAGGAAAAGAGCTTGTGGCTAGAGCTATTCATGATAGTGGTGAAAGAAAAAACAGACCTTTTATAGCCATCAACTGTGGTGCTATTCCTGATTCTCTTTTAGAAAGTGAGCTTTTTGGTTATGTAAAAGGGGCATTTAGTGGAGCTAGTTCAGAAGGAAGAGTAGGAAAATTTGAACTTGCTAATACTGGAGATATATTTTTAGATGAAATAGGGGAAATGCCTTACTCTTTGCAAGTAAAACTTTTAAGAGTACTCCAAGAAAGAACTTTAGTCAGAATAGGTTCAAATAAACTTATTAATCTAGATTTAAGAGTTATTGCTGCCACTAATATGGATTTAAAAAAGATGGTAGAAGAAAATAAATTCAGAGAGGATTTATACTATAGATTAAATGTAATTCCTATTGAAATTCCACCTTTATGTGAAAGAGATCAAGATCTTTTTCTTATTATAGATAAGCTTATAGAGAAATATAATAATATTTTTAATAAATATGTACATACTATAGATGATGATGTAAAAGAAATACTAAAAAATTATTCTTGGCCAGGAAATGTCAGAGAACTTGAAAATATTATAGAATTTATGGTAAACATGGCTGATGATTCTGGAAGAATAACTAAAAATATGTTATATGATAATATTCTTAAAAATAATGAAAATATCAAAAATACTGATTACATATCTTTTAATGAGAACGATGATATATGTACCATTGAAGAGATGGAAAAAACGCTTATAAAAAAAGCTTTAAAATTATACAAAGATGATTCTAACTGTAAAAATAAAGCTGCCAGCAAACTTGGAATAGGAATTGCTACACTCTATAGAAAAATAGATAAATATAAATTAAATGAAATATAA
- a CDS encoding putative chlorohydrolase/aminohydrolase — MILINGRIITQDIERPYIENGSIVIKGERIVDLGNTEDMIKNIQKKK; from the coding sequence TTGATATTAATTAATGGAAGAATAATAACTCAAGATATCGAAAGACCATATATTGAAAATGGAAGTATAGTAATAAAAGGAGAAAGGATAGTAGATTTAGGTAATACTGAAGATATGATAAAAAATATCCAGAAGAAGAAATAG
- a CDS encoding N-acyl-D-glutamate deacylase produces MYDLVILNGKVFNGNDEVSKKLNIGITNDKIMTITELPIEGKKIIDASNKYVSPGFIDVHGHSDLIPLLGANYNSKLYQGVTTEINGNCGIGPVPSSKKTVELTKKYMSDNLSVSDKNFDFENINSLGKLKKLMESYPFNINQGYLIGGGTIRIAVMGFDDREATQEEIEKMQFLLEEELKAGAYGISFGLIYPPGSFTYSKEIIEMLKVIKKYNKVAVFHMRNEGEKVQESVEEMIFIAKESGAKVEISHFKIMYKPLWNTSSKLIEMVNEARNNGVQISFDQYPYTASATSLFVLIPSNLFAVGLKAMIEKLDINDKSLLTQISDKIEKRGGADRVIVASVIEKFKEAEGKNLLDISKMWNLSPEQCVVKLIKESTGKISAIYFSMSENDVENIMKQKYGIIASDGYSYPVESPEGFGFPHPRNFGTFPKFLEIVREKKFLSIEEALKKITSLPAKVFNVENRGIIKEGAFADITILDFEKVKDNSTFNTPFKKPSGIDYVIVNGKIAIENGIYTQITNGKII; encoded by the coding sequence ATGTACGATTTAGTTATTTTAAATGGAAAAGTTTTTAATGGTAATGATGAAGTTAGTAAAAAATTAAACATTGGTATTACTAATGACAAAATTATGACTATAACGGAATTGCCTATTGAAGGCAAAAAAATTATTGATGCTTCTAATAAATATGTATCTCCTGGTTTTATTGATGTTCATGGTCACTCTGATCTTATTCCTTTGTTAGGAGCAAATTATAATAGTAAGCTTTATCAAGGGGTTACTACAGAAATAAATGGCAACTGTGGTATTGGACCTGTCCCTTCATCAAAGAAAACTGTAGAGCTTACAAAAAAATATATGAGTGATAATCTTTCTGTATCAGATAAAAATTTTGATTTTGAAAATATCAATTCCCTTGGTAAATTAAAAAAATTAATGGAATCATATCCCTTTAACATAAATCAAGGCTATCTTATTGGTGGGGGTACTATTAGAATAGCTGTTATGGGATTTGATGACAGAGAGGCTACACAGGAAGAAATAGAAAAAATGCAATTTCTTCTTGAAGAAGAATTAAAAGCTGGAGCATATGGAATCTCTTTTGGACTTATTTACCCTCCTGGTTCTTTTACTTATTCTAAAGAAATAATTGAAATGTTGAAAGTCATAAAAAAATATAACAAAGTAGCAGTTTTTCATATGAGAAATGAAGGTGAAAAGGTTCAGGAATCAGTTGAAGAAATGATTTTTATAGCTAAAGAAAGTGGTGCAAAAGTTGAAATATCTCATTTTAAAATAATGTACAAACCTCTATGGAACACTTCCAGCAAGCTGATAGAAATGGTAAATGAAGCAAGAAATAATGGTGTTCAGATTTCTTTTGATCAATATCCTTACACTGCTTCTGCTACAAGTCTCTTTGTACTTATTCCTTCAAATTTATTTGCTGTTGGATTAAAAGCTATGATAGAAAAACTAGATATCAATGATAAATCCCTTCTTACTCAAATTAGTGATAAAATAGAAAAAAGAGGTGGAGCTGATCGAGTTATTGTTGCATCTGTTATAGAAAAATTTAAAGAAGCTGAAGGAAAAAATCTTTTAGATATAAGCAAAATGTGGAATCTTTCTCCAGAACAGTGTGTTGTTAAACTTATAAAAGAATCTACTGGAAAAATAAGTGCTATTTATTTCTCAATGAGTGAAAATGATGTAGAAAATATAATGAAACAAAAATATGGAATAATAGCCAGTGATGGATATTCCTATCCTGTAGAATCTCCAGAAGGATTTGGTTTTCCTCACCCAAGAAATTTTGGTACTTTCCCTAAATTTTTAGAAATAGTAAGAGAAAAAAAATTTCTTTCTATTGAAGAAGCTCTTAAAAAAATAACTTCACTTCCAGCTAAGGTTTTTAATGTAGAAAATAGAGGAATTATTAAAGAGGGAGCTTTTGCTGACATAACTATACTGGATTTTGAAAAAGTAAAAGATAACTCTACTTTTAATACTCCTTTTAAAAAACCTTCTGGAATAGATTATGTAATAGTAAATGGAAAAATAGCTATAGAAAATGGAATTTATACTCAAATAACTAATGGAAAAATAATTTAA
- the hyuA gene encoding D-phenylhydantoinase, translating to MDHPGFGPKGCNLEYQINKYMKYAEDSNIDYSFHGVVQEVYEDIFSQMESLKKRGINSVKIYMTYAYKMTDDDVLKMFESAKKLDMVVCVHSEDDKGIEFLRKKFTKENKLAPIYHAESRPDFIEGGSVYKLLSYAEITGFEKLYLVHISSKESMKIIEDFRKKGVKFFVESCPQYIFLTEEKYLEKNGLDFILSPPLRKKKIQNT from the coding sequence GTGGACCATCCCGGATTTGGTCCTAAAGGTTGTAATTTAGAATATCAGATAAATAAATATATGAAATATGCTGAAGATTCAAATATAGATTATTCTTTTCATGGTGTTGTACAAGAAGTCTATGAAGATATATTTTCACAAATGGAAAGCTTAAAAAAAAGGGGAATAAATAGTGTCAAAATCTATATGACATATGCCTATAAAATGACTGATGATGATGTTCTAAAAATGTTTGAATCTGCAAAAAAATTAGATATGGTTGTATGTGTTCATTCTGAAGATGATAAAGGAATTGAATTTTTAAGAAAGAAATTTACAAAAGAAAATAAACTTGCCCCTATATATCATGCTGAATCAAGACCAGATTTTATCGAGGGAGGCTCTGTATACAAACTTCTTTCTTATGCTGAAATAACTGGTTTTGAAAAACTCTATCTAGTACATATTTCTTCTAAAGAATCAATGAAAATAATTGAAGATTTTAGAAAAAAAGGTGTAAAATTTTTTGTTGAATCTTGTCCTCAATATATTTTTCTTACAGAAGAAAAATATTTGGAAAAAAATGGACTTGATTTCATACTTAGTCCACCCTTAAGAAAAAAGAAGATACAAAATACATAA